The Corynebacterium marinum DSM 44953 genome contains the following window.
CATCTCGACGCCCTGCACACTCTTGACCGTCTGCCCCGGCTGAAAGCGTTGGTGGAGTCCACCTGGCTACTCGACATGACTCACCTCGGCTACATCGACCGCACGATCATCAAGGCCCCCGCCGAACTGCGGGAGGACGCCTTCTTGTGGGCCGCCCTCGACGACGATCTCATCGAATGTTTCACCCCCTCCCGGGCCCGTCAGCTGCTGCCCGGGAAGAGGGCCATCGTCGACACGGTGAGCAACACCATCCGGAGCGTCGAGGCCGCCGCCGCCCCCGATCAAAAGCCCGAAGGCGGGGAGACGTCCGCAGGGCCGACCCCCTGCGAAGACCCGGCGTCGCTGATGCGTACCCTCCCGCCGCCCGAGGATCCTTTCTCTCCCGTGCTTGACGTGCAGGATCTGGCCGGAGGTGAAATTCGCTTCGAGCTCATCGTCGACCAGGCCACGGGTATCCGGATATCGGACGCTGTCAGCGGGGTCGCCTCCGGCGGCAAGATCAGTCAGGCCAAGGCGATGGTGTCTCTTCTGCTCGGGAACGTCACCGCCACCGTGACGACGTTGCTCTACCAGGCCTCGGACATCGAGCACGCGCCCGCGCTGCACCCCACCCACGGCATTCTCACCGACCGGGCTGCTGAGGTGCTGGCGGGCATGGTCACCCGGACCATCGACATGGCTGGGGCCGCCGAGGCCGTCACCCACGCCTATGTACCGACCTTCGGGATCCGGTGCAGCATCATCGGCCGCGACTGGGTCTGCCGCTGGCCGGGGTGCAACCGTCGGGCTGCCCGCTGCGACGCGGATCACCGGGTCAACCACGCCGAAGGCGGCCCTACGACGGCGGGCAACATGATCATGCTGTGCAGGCACCACCACAACCGGAAGACCGACGAGCAGATCCACTACGTCCTCGACCCCCACACCGGGGATGTGTACTGGTTATTCAAGGACGGCACCTGGACGGTCAGCGAGGCGGTCGGCCCCCTGACTCCGAAAAAGAAACGCTGGGCGCAGACCTACAGCCAGCGCCGGTCCCGTCAGTACGAACGCGCCGCCGCGAAGGCCGCCGCCGAGCGCTTCGAGGCCTACCAGTCGAAGGCGGCGAATGCGCCACCGGCCCGGACTTCCGGGTCCGATCCCGACCCGCCGCCCTTCTAGGGATCGTGGCCGACGGGGCGGGGGAAATAAAAAGGGCCAGTGCCTTTTTCAAGACATTGACCATTACTTTGTCGGACTGACAGGATTTGAACCTGCGACCCCTACACCCCCAGTGTAGTGCGCTACCAAACTGCGCCACAGTCCGCCGTCGCACTCGAAGTGCAACGTGGTTCAGGTTACAACAATGTCATCCGATAAGGCGAATCGGCTGTTCAGCGACACATTTGGACGAAATTCCGGGCAATGGTGCGGCCCGTCGCTGCTACCGCCTCGTCGACCGCCTCCATTCGACGGATCATCGCTTCGGCATCGGCGGGAGTCCAGGCGCCCATGGTCTCCGGGGAGGCTTCGGGGTGGAACTGGAGGCCGACGGCGGAGCCGATGCGGAACGCCTGGATTTCATAGCGCTGCGATGCCGCGAGGAGTGCTGCCCCGTCCGGTAGGGCGCTCACGACGTCGTGGTGGTGCTGGGCCACGGTGAGGGGCGTTGTCAGGCCTGAGAACAGGGGGTCGGTCAATCCTGCGGGCATGAGCTCGATCTCGAACGGGCCATGTTCGCCCTCCAGCCCGAAGGCGATGTCCCCGTCAAGGGCGTCGGCGAGGATCTGGTGGCCCAGGCAGATCCCCAGGACGGGCACCTCCGCGGACAGCCAGGAGCGGATGGACGCGTGGAGTTCGGTGAGCCAGGGGTAGGAGCGGCAGTTGTCC
Protein-coding sequences here:
- a CDS encoding HNH endonuclease signature motif containing protein, which translates into the protein MRASWAVLDADDFYYSARQAKVSSEYAFWRICQVGTEPASEEDWTTVTAMLHRSTGMSHGTITRHLDALHTLDRLPRLKALVESTWLLDMTHLGYIDRTIIKAPAELREDAFLWAALDDDLIECFTPSRARQLLPGKRAIVDTVSNTIRSVEAAAAPDQKPEGGETSAGPTPCEDPASLMRTLPPPEDPFSPVLDVQDLAGGEIRFELIVDQATGIRISDAVSGVASGGKISQAKAMVSLLLGNVTATVTTLLYQASDIEHAPALHPTHGILTDRAAEVLAGMVTRTIDMAGAAEAVTHAYVPTFGIRCSIIGRDWVCRWPGCNRRAARCDADHRVNHAEGGPTTAGNMIMLCRHHHNRKTDEQIHYVLDPHTGDVYWLFKDGTWTVSEAVGPLTPKKKRWAQTYSQRRSRQYERAAAKAAAERFEAYQSKAANAPPARTSGSDPDPPPF
- a CDS encoding type 1 glutamine amidotransferase; this encodes MNAPQITVVQPDPRAPLDRFEGWLTDAGATLHLVDPAVDGVPESAGDGVIILGGTDNCRSYPWLTELHASIRSWLSAEVPVLGICLGHQILADALDGDIAFGLEGEHGPFEIELMPAGLTDPLFSGLTTPLTVAQHHHDVVSALPDGAALLAASQRYEIQAFRIGSAVGLQFHPEASPETMGAWTPADAEAMIRRMEAVDEAVAATGRTIARNFVQMCR